The Cyclobacterium amurskyense genome contains the following window.
ATGGTAGCAAAGAAAACATTGTGTTACCGGTGGAAATATGGCAAAGAGGAGACAGCTGGAATTACCAACACAAATCTGAAAAACAGCTAGTGGAGGTAGAAATTGATCCTGCCAAAATGCTTCCTGATATTAACATAGCCAATGACAAATGGCCAAGTGAAATTTATAAATAAGTAATAAAAAGAGAGGGAGCTAATTTGTTCCCTCTCTTTTTATTTTTTTAGCCTCTTCCCTTAAATATCATCGTTGATCTCTATCCAATAGCCATTAGGGTCTTGAAAGAATATCTGCCTAATACCATCTGGACGAAGATTAACCTTTCCATTGCTACCTTTAGAATCTCCAAAAGGCACTTGATGTTTATTCAGTTTTTCCATAAAAGCTTCCAAGTCAGTTACGCAAAAACACACATGATTGGTACGGTCTACAAGTTGTTCTTTCCAAGGCTGGTCTCTTTCTATTACATGCACAGATAGCCCACACCCAATATCAAACCAAGTATGTTTGTCATCTTTAAAGGGATCCTCAATTTTCTGAAGTCCAATAATGTCACTGTAAAATTTATTGGTCTCAATAAGGTTTCTGGCGTAAACGGCGTAATGATTGATTTTAATTTGGATAGGTTCTTTCATTGGAAATAATGGATTAGTTTCGTTCTACGGTGTATTTTTTATTAGGACCAAAACAACATAAAAAAAGCCGGTAGAATTTCTCCCCCGGCTTTTTAGATTATTGATTTCTACTCTTTAAAGAAAGCCAATGTGCCGGCATTGTCCAGCAGTTTTATCGCTTGCTGATAAATTTCATTGACTTCGTTTACTACTTTATAAAAAGCATCATCATCGTAAATATTTCTAGCCATATGGGCTTTAAGAAGAATCTTTAAATAATTTTTCGATTTGTTAAAGTCCTTCTCAATGAATTTTACTTTGTATTTTTCTCCAGTTTTGACCAAATCCTTCAGCATGGCATCTGAAATCTCGAAACCCTTGTTGAATTCCTCAAAAGGCATTTTTTCAAATTTCTTTTTATTTACATCCAGGTAGTCAAGAATGTACTCTCTCCAAGATTCGGAGCTGAATAACCTGTTGACATAACCACTCGACATGCTTGTGTCCAAAGGAACAAAGTAATCAGGCATGATACCTCCTCCTCCGTAGACTGTTCTTCCTTTTAAGGTTTCGTATTTCAAGCTGTCATTGAAGTCTATGCTATCTGCACTAAAGAATTCCCCATGCTCAAGTCTATTGTAATAATCCATCGCATAATCTTCCTCACTTTCTCCGTAAGGTTTTTGGATAGATCTGCCTGAAGGGGTATAGTACCTGGCAATGGTAAGTCTTAGCTCTGCACCGTCAGATAAGTCTATAGGCATCTGAACAAGTCCCTTTCCAAAAGATCTTCGGCCAACAATCAAACCTCTGTCATTGTCCTGTACGGCGCCAGCTACAATCTCAGAAGCGGAGGCACTACCTTCATTCACTAGTACGATTACAGCACCTTCTTCAAAAGCTCCGGGACGTACCGCAAGGGCTTCCTGATTGTATCTGTTTAATTTGCCTTTTTGAGACACAATTACCGCTTTGTCTTTCAACATTTCATCGGCAATGTTTATGGCAGCACCCATATATCCCCCAGGATTTCCTTGAAGATCCATTATTAAGCGCTTCATTCCCTCAGCTTTCAATTCCTGCAAGGCATTCCTGAATTCTTCGTGAGTATTGGCAGCAAATCTGGTAATCTTGATATAACCTGTCTGATCATCGATCATATAGGAGGCATTCACACTGTATTGAGGGATTTTATCTCTGGTTATATTGAAGTCAAGAAGTTCAGATACACGCTTTCTTTTGATAGCGATTTCTACCTGACTGCCTTTAGGTCCTCTCAATAAATCAAACACATCTCTATTGGTAACCCCTGTGCCTGCCACGGTTTCCCCATCGACCTTTATGATTTGATCACCAGATTGTAAACCGATTTTCTCTGAAGGTCCACCAGTAAGTGGTGATACCACATAAATGGTATCTCTTAAAATACCAAATTCAATGCCTATGCCATCAAATTCTCCCTCAAGCTGAGATTTCGCCAAGGCAGCATCCTTTGCTGGGATGTAGCTTGAATGCGGATCTAGTTTGCCCAGCATTTTTTCAATGCCAAATTCTACCAGTTCATTGGTATCTACACTGTCCACATAGTCCCTATTGATATAGGTAATGATCTCCTGCAGTTTGTAAATTGCTGATTTCAGATCATTTCTATCCGTAGAGG
Protein-coding sequences here:
- a CDS encoding VOC family protein, with the translated sequence MKEPIQIKINHYAVYARNLIETNKFYSDIIGLQKIEDPFKDDKHTWFDIGCGLSVHVIERDQPWKEQLVDRTNHVCFCVTDLEAFMEKLNKHQVPFGDSKGSNGKVNLRPDGIRQIFFQDPNGYWIEINDDI
- a CDS encoding S41 family peptidase, whose amino-acid sequence is MSIKKNTKSQIRLPIFLALGISAGIWIGATFAEPSTDRNDLKSAIYKLQEIITYINRDYVDSVDTNELVEFGIEKMLGKLDPHSSYIPAKDAALAKSQLEGEFDGIGIEFGILRDTIYVVSPLTGGPSEKIGLQSGDQIIKVDGETVAGTGVTNRDVFDLLRGPKGSQVEIAIKRKRVSELLDFNITRDKIPQYSVNASYMIDDQTGYIKITRFAANTHEEFRNALQELKAEGMKRLIMDLQGNPGGYMGAAINIADEMLKDKAVIVSQKGKLNRYNQEALAVRPGAFEEGAVIVLVNEGSASASEIVAGAVQDNDRGLIVGRRSFGKGLVQMPIDLSDGAELRLTIARYYTPSGRSIQKPYGESEEDYAMDYYNRLEHGEFFSADSIDFNDSLKYETLKGRTVYGGGGIMPDYFVPLDTSMSSGYVNRLFSSESWREYILDYLDVNKKKFEKMPFEEFNKGFEISDAMLKDLVKTGEKYKVKFIEKDFNKSKNYLKILLKAHMARNIYDDDAFYKVVNEVNEIYQQAIKLLDNAGTLAFFKE